The Pantoea sp. At-9b genome includes a window with the following:
- a CDS encoding anthranilate synthase component 1 — protein sequence MPNAKPTLKLITGTAPYREDPAAVFHQLCGARPATLLLESADIDSKRNLKSLLIVDSALRISALGNVVTLQALSENGRALLSLLDEALPQAVRIDVRPDGRELHFPQPADLQDEDSRLKALSVFDALRLIPQLVQSPEEEREAMFLGGLFAYDLVAGFEELPALRNDQRCPDYCFYLAETLLVIDHQTRSARLQASLFCPSTSEFQRLQSRIEQLRGQMTQTAPALPVQTVEHMMLSTNQSDEVYCNVVNQMQEAIRIGEIFQVVPSRRFSLPCPSPLAAYDTLKNSNPSPYMFFMQDQDFALFGASPESSLKYDATSRQIEIYPIAGTRPRGRHADGSLDRDLDSRIELEMRTDHKELAEHLMLVDLARNDLARICLPGSRYVADLTSVDRYTFVMHLVSRVVGTLRHDLDVLHAYRAVMNMGTLSGAPKVRAMQLIADAEGTRRGSYGGAVGYFTAHGDLDTCIVIRSAWVEDGVATVQAGAGVVLDSQPQAEADESRNKARAVLRAIATAHHCKEIF from the coding sequence ATGCCAAATGCGAAACCTACATTGAAGTTGATTACCGGCACCGCGCCCTACCGCGAAGATCCGGCCGCAGTGTTTCATCAATTATGCGGCGCACGTCCGGCAACCTTGCTGCTTGAATCCGCCGATATCGACAGCAAACGTAACCTGAAAAGCCTGTTAATCGTTGATAGCGCCCTGCGCATCAGCGCGCTGGGTAACGTGGTCACCCTTCAGGCGCTGTCTGAGAATGGCCGGGCACTGCTGTCATTGCTGGATGAAGCTCTGCCGCAGGCAGTGCGCATTGACGTGCGTCCCGATGGTCGTGAGCTGCACTTCCCGCAACCGGCAGATTTACAGGATGAAGATTCGCGCCTGAAAGCGCTGTCGGTTTTTGACGCGCTGCGTCTGATTCCACAACTGGTACAAAGCCCGGAAGAAGAACGTGAAGCGATGTTCCTCGGGGGGTTATTTGCCTATGACCTGGTGGCCGGATTTGAAGAGTTACCTGCGCTGCGCAACGATCAGCGCTGCCCGGACTATTGCTTCTACCTGGCAGAAACGCTGCTGGTGATTGACCATCAAACGCGTAGCGCCCGGTTGCAGGCCAGTCTGTTCTGCCCATCCACCAGCGAGTTCCAGCGCCTGCAAAGCCGTATTGAACAGCTGCGCGGTCAAATGACCCAGACGGCGCCTGCCTTGCCGGTGCAGACCGTGGAACATATGATGCTCAGCACCAACCAAAGCGACGAGGTTTACTGCAATGTCGTCAACCAGATGCAAGAGGCCATCCGCATTGGTGAAATTTTCCAGGTCGTGCCGTCGCGTCGTTTCTCGTTGCCCTGCCCGTCACCACTGGCCGCCTATGACACGCTGAAAAACAGCAACCCCAGTCCTTACATGTTCTTTATGCAGGATCAGGATTTCGCCCTGTTTGGTGCGTCACCAGAAAGCTCGCTGAAATATGACGCCACCAGCCGCCAGATTGAAATCTATCCGATTGCCGGCACGCGTCCGCGTGGTCGTCATGCCGATGGTTCATTAGATCGCGATCTGGATAGCCGTATCGAGCTTGAAATGCGCACCGACCATAAAGAGCTGGCCGAACACCTGATGCTGGTTGACCTGGCGCGTAACGATCTGGCGCGTATCTGTTTGCCGGGCAGCCGCTACGTGGCCGACCTGACCAGCGTCGACCGTTACACCTTTGTGATGCATCTGGTCTCCCGTGTAGTGGGTACGCTGCGCCATGACCTGGATGTGCTGCATGCTTATCGCGCGGTGATGAACATGGGCACCCTGAGCGGCGCACCGAAAGTTCGCGCCATGCAGCTGATCGCTGACGCCGAAGGCACCCGTCGCGGCAGTTACGGTGGCGCGGTGGGTTATTTCACCGCTCATGGTGATCTCGACACCTGCATCGTCATCCGTTCCGCCTGGGTGGAAGATGGCGTAGCAACGGTGCAGGCTGGCGCTGGCGTCGTACTGGATTCCCAGCCACAGGCCGAAGCCGATGAAAGCCGCAACAAAGCCCGCGCCGTGCTGCGCGCCATTGCCACCGCCCATCACTGCAAGGAGATTTTCTGA
- the rluB gene encoding 23S rRNA pseudouridine(2605) synthase RluB encodes MSEKLQKVLARAGHGSRREIETMISAGRVSVDGKLATLGDRIENDKSLKIRIDGHLVSIAESTTEVCRVLAYYKPEGELCTRNDPEGRPTVFDRLPRLRGSRWIAVGRLDVNTCGLLLFTTDGELANRLMHPSREVEREYAVRVFGEVGDDKIRQLSKGVQLEDGPAAFKTLRFAGGEGINQWYNVTLTEGRNREVRRLWEAVGVQVSRLMRVRYGDIQLPKGLPRGGWMELELPAVNYLRTLVGMPEETVTKVAVEKDRRRTKANQIRRAVKRHSQVSNSPRRSSKRGA; translated from the coding sequence ATGAGCGAGAAATTACAGAAAGTATTAGCGCGCGCCGGACATGGCTCGCGCCGCGAAATCGAAACCATGATTTCGGCCGGACGCGTCAGCGTTGACGGCAAACTGGCGACGCTGGGCGATCGCATCGAAAACGACAAATCCCTGAAAATCCGTATTGATGGTCATCTGGTGTCCATCGCAGAATCCACCACTGAAGTCTGCCGGGTGTTAGCCTATTACAAGCCGGAAGGTGAACTCTGTACGCGTAACGATCCGGAAGGTCGTCCGACCGTGTTTGATCGTCTGCCGCGTCTGCGTGGCTCACGCTGGATTGCCGTAGGCCGTCTCGACGTGAACACCTGTGGTCTGCTGCTGTTCACCACCGACGGAGAGCTGGCGAACCGCCTGATGCACCCGAGCCGTGAAGTCGAACGTGAATATGCGGTGCGTGTGTTTGGTGAAGTGGGTGATGATAAAATTCGCCAACTGAGCAAAGGCGTGCAACTGGAAGATGGCCCGGCCGCGTTCAAAACCCTGCGTTTTGCCGGTGGTGAAGGGATCAACCAGTGGTACAACGTCACGCTGACTGAAGGACGCAACCGTGAAGTGCGTCGTTTATGGGAAGCGGTTGGGGTGCAGGTGAGCCGTCTGATGCGCGTGCGCTACGGTGATATCCAGTTACCGAAAGGCCTGCCCCGTGGCGGCTGGATGGAGCTGGAGTTACCGGCAGTGAACTATCTGCGTACCCTGGTGGGTATGCCGGAAGAGACGGTGACCAAAGTTGCGGTGGAGAAAGATCGCCGTCGTACTAAGGCCAACCAGATTCGCCGTGCGGTGAAGCGCCACAGTCAGGTGAGCAACTCACCGCGTCGCAGCAGCAAACGCGGTGCCTGA
- the cobO gene encoding cob(I)yrinic acid a,c-diamide adenosyltransferase — MSEQRHQQRQQRLKEQVDARIKAATKMRGILMVFTGNGKGKTTAAFGTALRACGHGKQVAAIQFIKGEWPNGERNLLEQHGVEFQVMATGFTWETQNRATDTAACQQVWQHAKRMLADPRLDLVILDEITYMVSMDYLDLDELIAALQHRPAGQSVIITGRGCHRSIIELADTVTEMRPVKHAFDAGIQAQQGIDW; from the coding sequence ATGAGTGAACAACGACATCAACAACGCCAGCAGCGTTTGAAAGAACAGGTTGATGCGCGGATCAAAGCAGCAACTAAAATGCGTGGCATCCTGATGGTGTTCACCGGCAATGGCAAAGGCAAAACTACCGCCGCTTTTGGCACCGCTCTGCGCGCCTGCGGTCACGGTAAGCAGGTCGCAGCCATTCAGTTCATTAAAGGGGAATGGCCCAACGGTGAGCGTAATTTGCTGGAACAGCATGGGGTTGAATTTCAGGTGATGGCGACCGGCTTTACCTGGGAAACCCAGAATCGGGCCACGGATACCGCCGCCTGCCAGCAGGTGTGGCAACATGCAAAACGTATGCTGGCCGATCCTCGCCTGGATTTAGTGATTCTGGATGAAATCACCTATATGGTCAGCATGGATTATCTGGATCTGGATGAACTGATCGCCGCCTTACAGCACCGACCAGCGGGACAGAGCGTGATTATCACCGGTCGTGGCTGCCATCGCAGCATCATCGAGCTGGCGGATACCGTGACGGAGATGCGCCCGGTAAAACACGCTTTTGATGCCGGGATTCAGGCCCAGCAGGGGATCGACTGGTAA
- the trpB gene encoding tryptophan synthase subunit beta, which yields MTLLNPYFGEFGGMYVPQILMPALRQLETAFVEAQRDPAFQAEFTDLLKNYAGRPTALTLCRNLTKGTKTRLYLKREDLLHGGAHKTNQVLGQALLAKRMGKNEIIAETGAGQHGVASALACALLGMKCRIYMGAKDVERQSPNVFRMRLMGAEVIPVHSGSATLKDACNEALRDWSGSYETAHYMLGTAAGPHPFPTIVREFQRMIGEETKAQILEKEGRLPDAVLACVGGGSNAIGMFADFIDETSVGLIGVEPAGHGIETGEHGAPLKHGRVGIYFGMKAPMMQTEEGQIEESYSISAGLDFPSVGPQHAHLNSIGRADYVSITDDEALDAFKQLSRSEGIIPALESSHALAHALKMIRENPEKEQLLVVNLSGRGDKDIFTVHDILKAKGEI from the coding sequence ATGACGTTACTGAATCCCTATTTTGGCGAGTTTGGCGGCATGTATGTGCCGCAGATCCTGATGCCGGCCCTGCGCCAGCTGGAAACTGCATTTGTTGAAGCCCAGCGCGATCCCGCGTTTCAGGCCGAATTTACGGACCTGTTGAAGAACTATGCAGGTCGTCCTACCGCACTGACGCTGTGCCGCAACCTGACCAAGGGCACCAAAACCCGCCTCTATCTGAAGCGTGAAGATCTGCTGCACGGCGGTGCGCACAAAACCAACCAGGTGCTCGGTCAGGCGCTGCTGGCGAAGCGCATGGGCAAGAATGAAATCATCGCAGAAACCGGCGCGGGTCAACACGGGGTGGCGTCTGCCCTGGCCTGTGCGCTGCTGGGTATGAAATGCCGTATCTATATGGGTGCCAAGGACGTAGAACGTCAGTCGCCTAACGTGTTCCGTATGCGCCTGATGGGTGCTGAAGTGATTCCGGTGCATAGCGGCTCCGCCACGCTGAAAGATGCCTGCAACGAGGCACTGCGTGACTGGTCTGGCAGCTATGAAACCGCGCACTATATGCTGGGTACCGCGGCCGGTCCGCACCCGTTCCCGACCATTGTGCGCGAGTTCCAGCGTATGATCGGCGAAGAGACCAAAGCGCAGATTCTGGAGAAAGAAGGCCGTTTACCGGATGCGGTACTGGCCTGTGTCGGCGGCGGTTCTAACGCCATCGGCATGTTTGCTGACTTTATCGATGAAACCAGTGTGGGCCTGATCGGCGTAGAACCGGCAGGTCATGGTATCGAAACCGGTGAGCACGGCGCACCGCTGAAACACGGGCGTGTCGGCATCTACTTCGGCATGAAAGCACCGATGATGCAGACCGAAGAAGGCCAGATTGAAGAGTCCTACTCCATCTCGGCCGGTCTGGATTTCCCGTCCGTCGGACCGCAACATGCGCACCTGAACAGCATTGGTCGTGCGGACTACGTCTCAATCACTGACGACGAAGCGCTGGACGCCTTCAAACAGCTGTCCCGTTCGGAAGGGATTATCCCGGCGCTGGAATCTTCACACGCCCTCGCGCATGCATTGAAGATGATCCGCGAAAACCCGGAAAAAGAGCAGTTGCTGGTGGTTAACCTGTCTGGTCGCGGCGATAAAGATATTTTCACCGTACACGATATTCTGAAAGCGAAGGGAGAGATCTGA
- a CDS encoding L-threonylcarbamoyladenylate synthase, with product MSQLFHIHPENPQPRLVNQAVDYLNKGGVIVYPTDSGYALGCRLEEKNAMERICRIRQLDGHHNFTLMCRDLSELSTYSQVDNSAFRIIKNNTPGSYTFILKATKEVPRRLMNDKRKTIGLRVPSNPVALALLEALNEPMMSTSLMLPGNDFTESDPEEIQHSIGKLVDLIIDGGTLGQQPTTVVDLTSDAPIIVREGVGDIRPFQ from the coding sequence ATGAGTCAACTGTTCCATATTCATCCGGAAAACCCGCAGCCGCGTCTGGTCAACCAGGCGGTGGACTATCTCAACAAAGGTGGGGTGATTGTCTATCCGACCGATTCCGGTTATGCGCTGGGTTGCCGTCTCGAAGAGAAAAATGCCATGGAGCGCATCTGTCGCATTCGTCAACTGGATGGGCACCACAATTTCACCCTGATGTGCCGCGATTTGTCGGAGCTTTCAACCTATTCGCAGGTAGACAACTCGGCGTTCCGTATCATTAAAAACAATACGCCGGGAAGCTACACCTTTATCCTGAAAGCGACCAAAGAAGTGCCGCGTCGTTTGATGAATGACAAGCGTAAAACCATTGGCCTGCGGGTGCCGTCGAACCCGGTGGCTCTGGCGCTGTTGGAAGCGCTTAATGAACCGATGATGTCCACTTCGCTGATGTTGCCAGGTAACGATTTCACCGAATCTGACCCGGAAGAGATCCAACACAGCATTGGCAAACTGGTCGATCTGATCATCGATGGCGGTACGCTGGGACAACAGCCGACCACGGTGGTCGATCTCACCAGCGATGCGCCGATTATCGTTCGTGAAGGCGTGGGCGATATTCGTCCGTTCCAGTAA
- a CDS encoding PHP domain-containing protein has translation MQLLELSLTDIPRFPLYDLHSHTLASDGVLTPAALVQRAVEMRVGVLAITDHDTVVGVAEAQQTAAELNLPLKVLAGLEASTLWENHEIHIVGLQVDCQHPRLTQFLAQQHDCRVQRAQMIGERLERARIPDALAGAQRLAQGGVITRGHFARYLVEIGKADNLAQVFKNYLARGKTGYVPPQWCTIKQAIDAIHDSGGYAVLAHPGRYGLSGKWLRRLIAHFAEVGGDAIEVAQCQQAPNERSQLATYARDHQLAASQGSDFHQPCPWIELGRKLWLPGGVEPIWERFPTLAPELMPTDR, from the coding sequence ATGCAGTTGCTGGAGCTATCTTTGACGGACATCCCCCGTTTTCCTCTTTACGATTTACACAGCCATACGCTGGCTTCTGATGGCGTGCTGACCCCAGCGGCGCTGGTTCAGCGTGCGGTGGAGATGCGCGTGGGCGTGCTCGCCATTACCGATCACGACACCGTTGTCGGCGTGGCGGAAGCGCAGCAGACGGCGGCAGAGCTGAATTTACCGCTTAAAGTGCTGGCCGGGCTGGAAGCCTCAACCTTATGGGAAAACCATGAGATCCACATTGTTGGGTTGCAGGTGGACTGCCAGCATCCGCGACTGACCCAATTCCTTGCGCAACAACATGATTGCCGGGTGCAACGCGCGCAGATGATTGGCGAACGGCTTGAGCGCGCACGCATTCCCGATGCACTGGCCGGGGCGCAGCGTTTGGCGCAGGGCGGGGTGATCACCCGTGGCCACTTTGCCCGTTATCTGGTTGAAATCGGCAAAGCGGATAACCTCGCCCAGGTATTTAAGAATTACCTGGCGCGTGGGAAAACCGGTTATGTGCCGCCGCAATGGTGTACAATTAAACAAGCCATTGATGCCATTCATGATTCCGGTGGCTACGCGGTGCTGGCACACCCCGGGCGCTACGGTCTTTCCGGCAAATGGCTGCGACGACTGATTGCCCATTTCGCTGAAGTAGGGGGGGATGCGATCGAGGTGGCGCAATGTCAGCAGGCACCAAACGAACGCAGTCAGCTGGCAACCTATGCCCGCGATCATCAGCTGGCAGCATCGCAGGGATCGGATTTTCACCAACCCTGTCCGTGGATCGAACTGGGTCGCAAGTTGTGGTTACCCGGCGGTGTGGAGCCGATCTGGGAACGTTTTCCCACGCTTGCGCCTGAATTGATGCCAACCGACAGGTGA
- the trpCF gene encoding bifunctional indole-3-glycerol-phosphate synthase TrpC/phosphoribosylanthranilate isomerase TrpF: protein MSIKGTVLEKIVLDKAVWVEARKAQQPLTTFQNSLQPAERHFYDALRGTRTAFILECKKASPSKGLIREDFDPATIAGIYRHYASAVSVLTDEKYFQGNFEFLPIVSSAITQPVLCKDFIIDPYQIYLARHYQADAILLMLSVLDDEQYRQLAAVAHSLKMGVLTEVSNEEELERAIALEAKVVGINNRDLRDLSIDLNRTRQLAPRLSHGVTVISESGIHNYAQIRELSHFANGFLIGSALMEEDDLNAGVRRVLLGDNKVCGLTRAEDARSAYEAGAIYGGVIFAAGSPRLVNTQQAQAVIAAAPLKYVGVFRNQRVSDIVTQSAALNLRAVQLHGDEDQAFVAELRQALPDNVQIWKALSIKEALPARDWPHVDRYVFDNGQGGTGQRFDWSLLQGQDLSNVLLAGGLSADNCVEAAQLGCAGLDFNSGVESAPGMKDASKIAAVFRTLRAY, encoded by the coding sequence ATGAGCATTAAGGGAACCGTGTTAGAAAAAATTGTGCTGGATAAAGCCGTCTGGGTCGAGGCGCGTAAAGCGCAGCAGCCGCTGACAACCTTCCAGAACAGCCTGCAACCGGCCGAACGCCATTTTTACGATGCGCTGCGCGGTACGCGAACTGCCTTTATTCTGGAGTGCAAAAAGGCTTCTCCATCGAAAGGCTTGATTCGTGAGGACTTTGATCCGGCGACCATTGCCGGTATCTATCGTCATTACGCATCCGCCGTCTCCGTTTTGACCGATGAAAAATACTTCCAGGGCAACTTTGAATTTCTGCCCATCGTCAGCTCGGCAATCACGCAGCCGGTGCTGTGCAAAGATTTTATCATCGACCCTTATCAGATCTACCTGGCGCGTCATTACCAGGCCGACGCCATCCTGTTGATGCTGTCGGTACTGGACGATGAACAGTATCGCCAACTGGCCGCCGTTGCCCACAGCCTGAAAATGGGGGTGCTGACGGAGGTGAGCAACGAGGAAGAGCTGGAACGTGCCATCGCACTGGAAGCCAAAGTGGTGGGCATCAATAACCGTGACCTGCGCGACCTGTCGATTGATCTGAATCGTACCCGCCAGCTGGCACCGCGTCTCAGCCATGGCGTGACGGTGATTAGCGAATCCGGCATTCATAACTATGCCCAGATCCGTGAACTCAGCCATTTTGCCAACGGTTTCCTGATTGGCTCGGCGCTGATGGAAGAAGACGATCTCAATGCGGGCGTGCGGCGTGTGTTGTTGGGTGACAACAAGGTTTGCGGCCTGACCCGCGCCGAAGATGCCCGCAGTGCCTATGAAGCGGGTGCCATTTATGGCGGAGTGATTTTTGCCGCTGGCTCACCACGCCTGGTCAACACACAGCAGGCACAGGCGGTAATCGCCGCCGCGCCGTTGAAATACGTCGGCGTGTTCCGTAACCAGCGAGTAAGTGACATTGTCACGCAGAGTGCTGCGCTGAATCTGCGCGCCGTTCAGTTGCACGGTGATGAAGATCAGGCCTTTGTTGCCGAGCTGCGTCAGGCGTTGCCGGATAACGTGCAGATTTGGAAAGCGCTGAGCATCAAAGAGGCGCTCCCGGCACGTGACTGGCCGCATGTTGACCGCTACGTGTTCGACAATGGTCAGGGCGGTACGGGTCAGCGTTTCGACTGGTCACTGCTCCAGGGGCAGGATCTGAGCAATGTGCTGCTGGCCGGTGGCTTAAGCGCCGACAACTGTGTCGAAGCGGCACAACTGGGTTGCGCCGGTCTGGACTTCAACTCTGGTGTGGAATCGGCACCTGGCATGAAAGATGCCAGCAAAATTGCCGCGGTGTTCCGCACGTTACGCGCCTATTAA